The following proteins come from a genomic window of Pseudomonas sp. MAG733B:
- a CDS encoding polysaccharide deacetylase family protein translates to MAIKQLLKRTSGWLYLNSPVGRQQLHGAGVILMLHRVLPNDRAAELPHRNELCVGPKAFEHLLAWLKKHFDCVPLMEILHPGSLKYERPKVALTFDDGWRDNAVNAFPLLQKYQVPASIFLSTDFIGSRQRFWWESIGETLWNSHGEKARMHLIECLQQLGRPLPVLCDDPDVQRRSLALLHFLQHLKTLSPHDLNRLTDECPQESLPQALDWHQVRSLEASGLIRFGPHGASHAILTGLDDQTLDEELSRSRQALLNGCNRPLPVYCYPNGDNNERVRQHVAAHDFPFALGTGTGIYRGAEDPLALPRFGVSQRTARNPELLSWRIYRGARP, encoded by the coding sequence ATGGCGATCAAACAATTACTAAAGCGCACCAGCGGCTGGCTGTACCTCAATTCCCCGGTGGGGCGCCAGCAACTGCACGGCGCCGGGGTGATCCTGATGTTGCATCGGGTGCTGCCCAACGACCGCGCCGCCGAGCTGCCCCATCGCAATGAACTGTGCGTAGGGCCCAAGGCCTTTGAGCATTTGCTGGCCTGGTTGAAGAAACATTTCGATTGCGTGCCGCTGATGGAGATCCTGCATCCGGGCAGCCTAAAATACGAACGGCCGAAAGTTGCGTTGACCTTCGACGATGGCTGGCGCGACAACGCGGTGAATGCCTTCCCGCTGCTGCAAAAATATCAGGTGCCGGCGAGCATTTTCCTCTCCACCGATTTCATCGGCAGCCGCCAGCGTTTCTGGTGGGAAAGCATCGGCGAAACCCTGTGGAACAGCCACGGCGAAAAGGCTCGCATGCATTTGATCGAATGCTTGCAGCAACTGGGTCGACCGTTGCCGGTGCTGTGTGATGACCCGGATGTGCAACGGCGTAGCCTGGCACTGCTGCACTTTTTGCAGCACCTGAAAACCCTGTCCCCGCACGACCTCAATCGCCTGACCGACGAGTGCCCGCAAGAGTCGTTGCCGCAAGCGCTGGACTGGCATCAAGTGCGTTCGCTGGAAGCCAGCGGCCTGATCCGTTTCGGCCCCCACGGCGCCAGTCACGCGATCCTCACCGGGCTCGACGATCAAACCCTGGATGAAGAATTGAGCCGCAGTCGCCAGGCATTGCTGAACGGCTGCAATCGCCCACTGCCGGTCTACTGCTACCCCAACGGCGACAACAACGAACGGGTCCGGCAACACGTGGCCGCGCATGACTTCCCGTTTGCCCTGGGCACCGGCACCGGCATCTATCGTGGCGCAGAAGATCCGCTGGCCCTGCCTCGGTTCGGCGTCAGCCAACGCACAGCGCGTAACCCGGAATTATTGTCCTGGCGCATCTACCGTGGGGCGCGTCCATGA
- a CDS encoding O-antigen ligase family protein, translated as MIFPLSIVSLFGLVCLVLLASPYPFLAPGAVLGLVGFAVLYRKPAWGLLGIAALIPLEGFFKDSALSGTKLIGASLALILMLQLAMHQIPSERLRSNIWRYLIGFMALYLLSLLNTDDMGMSLGHLRELSVGLILFVITLLIGREMNLDLFAKLVTLSVTLTCALAMFSSKYQDQGRAAGLLEDPNAFAMLIAFAVPLALLLVIRSPNLLHRLFWLGCFILLLGGMTKTESRSGLVVLFLSLMIGAWHYRAHLPRIRPRHLGFAMLGFAIIVPLAIYAMPPGYVARIQSLSILSSGAKAQDESLGRRASYIVVGSQMIQQNPLLGTGPGTFPLHYATTGYAKAFSANRKIGDLYRRAHNTYLEIFSELGIPAGLLFVGMLGLGLYNLIRARRAWIQRRNWQQADLLTHLGMSFLSLTLFLMFLSAPNQKYVWIMLAMTSVLRLKAEESPIPEAKA; from the coding sequence GTGATTTTTCCGCTCTCGATCGTCAGTTTGTTTGGTTTGGTCTGCCTCGTGTTGCTGGCCAGCCCTTATCCGTTTCTGGCGCCGGGAGCGGTGCTGGGCCTGGTCGGTTTCGCCGTGCTGTATCGCAAACCGGCCTGGGGCCTGTTGGGTATTGCCGCGCTGATACCGCTGGAAGGTTTCTTCAAGGACAGCGCGTTGTCGGGCACCAAGCTGATCGGTGCCTCACTGGCGCTGATCCTGATGCTGCAACTGGCGATGCACCAGATTCCGTCCGAACGCCTGCGCAGCAATATCTGGCGCTATCTGATCGGCTTCATGGCCCTTTACCTGCTGAGCCTGCTCAACACGGATGACATGGGCATGTCGCTGGGGCATCTGCGGGAACTGAGCGTCGGCCTGATCCTGTTCGTGATCACGCTGCTGATCGGCCGTGAAATGAACCTGGATCTGTTCGCCAAACTGGTCACCCTCAGCGTCACCCTGACCTGTGCGCTGGCGATGTTTTCCAGCAAGTATCAGGACCAGGGCCGCGCCGCCGGCCTGCTGGAAGACCCGAACGCCTTTGCCATGCTGATCGCCTTCGCCGTGCCGCTGGCGTTGCTGCTGGTGATCCGCAGCCCGAACCTGCTGCATCGCCTGTTCTGGCTGGGTTGCTTCATTTTGCTGCTGGGCGGCATGACCAAGACTGAATCGCGCTCGGGGCTGGTGGTGTTGTTCCTCAGCCTGATGATCGGTGCATGGCACTACCGCGCGCATTTGCCGCGCATTCGCCCGCGTCACCTGGGCTTTGCCATGCTCGGCTTCGCGATCATCGTGCCGCTGGCGATTTATGCGATGCCGCCCGGTTACGTCGCGCGCATCCAGTCCTTGAGCATTTTGAGTTCCGGTGCCAAGGCCCAGGACGAATCCCTCGGTCGCCGCGCCTCGTACATCGTGGTCGGCAGCCAGATGATCCAGCAGAACCCGCTGCTGGGCACCGGCCCCGGCACCTTCCCGCTGCACTACGCCACCACCGGTTACGCCAAGGCGTTTTCCGCCAACCGCAAAATCGGTGACCTGTATCGCCGCGCCCACAACACCTATCTGGAAATTTTCAGTGAACTGGGGATTCCCGCCGGGCTGTTGTTCGTCGGCATGCTTGGCCTGGGCTTGTACAACCTGATTCGCGCCCGACGGGCCTGGATACAGCGCCGCAACTGGCAACAAGCCGACCTGTTAACGCACCTGGGCATGAGTTTCCTGTCGTTGACGCTGTTCCTGATGTTCCTCAGTGCACCGAATCAAAAGTACGTGTGGATCATGCTCGCCATGACCAGCGTGCTGCGTCTGAAAGCCGAAGAAAGTCCAATCCCGGAGGCCAAGGCATGA
- a CDS encoding N-acetyltransferase translates to MSALQKLSQHIKQKGLRATVKKAWKHYVFSHEELLWMERDLVSPIPPHKLKSYPPLQVVSITPENAVAFTRYFGDRVETMAELAREGHTGQMHLDDKGDAVAFIWGAARDYHDRHYYGCWFPVKEGEFFEFGGELTRGYWGTSLSMDLQTELWKAMHAQGCNKVVDVCEWHNVPALKLHIRTGYKEQGRIMNVYELFGRWRFYRESRYTGSRLDALRKPERSPATASVA, encoded by the coding sequence ATGAGTGCATTGCAGAAACTCAGCCAACACATCAAACAAAAAGGCCTGCGCGCCACCGTCAAAAAGGCATGGAAGCACTACGTGTTTTCCCACGAGGAACTGCTGTGGATGGAGCGCGATCTGGTCAGCCCGATACCGCCGCATAAACTCAAGTCTTATCCGCCGTTGCAAGTCGTCAGCATTACCCCGGAAAACGCCGTGGCGTTCACCCGCTATTTCGGTGACCGGGTGGAAACCATGGCCGAACTGGCCCGCGAAGGTCATACCGGACAGATGCACCTGGACGACAAAGGCGACGCGGTGGCGTTCATCTGGGGTGCCGCACGCGACTATCACGATCGCCATTACTACGGTTGCTGGTTCCCAGTGAAAGAAGGCGAGTTCTTCGAGTTCGGTGGCGAACTGACCCGGGGCTACTGGGGCACGTCGCTGTCGATGGACCTGCAAACGGAGCTGTGGAAAGCCATGCACGCCCAGGGCTGCAACAAGGTGGTGGATGTGTGCGAGTGGCACAACGTCCCGGCGCTGAAACTGCACATACGCACCGGGTATAAGGAACAGGGGCGCATCATGAACGTGTATGAACTGTTTGGCCGTTGGCGCTTTTATCGTGAATCCCGCTACACCGGCTCGCGCCTGGATGCCTTGCGCAAACCGGAACGTTCACCTGCGACAGCTTCGGTGGCCTGA
- a CDS encoding RidA family protein — protein sequence MANQDITFTPDPDADSISSDVAGFGGLLVSTQIPTRADGSLELGDITVQSECTLQALKVALERAGSSMDRVLHLTIYLTDMADRAAFNEVYKRFFAKPWPVRAAVGVAALAVEGMRVEVTAMAAKA from the coding sequence ATGGCAAACCAAGACATCACGTTCACTCCCGATCCCGATGCGGATTCCATCTCCTCCGACGTCGCCGGTTTCGGTGGACTGCTGGTCTCTACGCAAATCCCGACCCGCGCAGACGGCAGCCTGGAGCTGGGCGATATCACTGTGCAAAGCGAGTGCACTTTGCAGGCGCTCAAGGTTGCGCTGGAGCGTGCCGGCAGTTCCATGGACCGCGTGCTGCACCTGACCATCTACCTCACCGACATGGCCGACCGCGCCGCATTCAATGAAGTCTACAAACGCTTCTTCGCCAAACCGTGGCCGGTGCGCGCCGCCGTGGGTGTGGCGGCGCTGGCGGTTGAAGGCATGCGCGTGGAAGTCACCGCAATGGCCGCCAAGGCCTGA
- a CDS encoding N-acetyltransferase, with protein MSLIDKLRERIKQKGLSRTFSTLWKRYVFFHWELLWMERDLVSPVPPHKLRPYSGVRQVTITPENAVAFTKHFGDRVQTMAELAAEGHTGHMYLDEEGHAIGFIWGSVRDYHDRHYYGCWFPVKPGEFFEFGGEMTRAYFGTSLSVDVQVALWEAMAAQGCNKVVDVCETHNIPALKLHIRMGYHEQGRVTHVYGLFGRWRFFRETRYTGSRLDPLRKPGRPVVAAAAQA; from the coding sequence ATGAGCCTGATCGACAAACTCCGCGAACGAATCAAACAAAAAGGCCTGAGTCGCACGTTCAGCACTCTGTGGAAACGCTATGTGTTTTTCCACTGGGAGTTGCTCTGGATGGAGCGCGACCTGGTCAGCCCGGTGCCGCCGCACAAATTGCGCCCCTACTCCGGGGTGCGTCAGGTCACCATCACCCCGGAAAACGCCGTCGCGTTTACCAAACACTTCGGTGACCGGGTGCAAACCATGGCCGAACTGGCCGCCGAAGGTCACACCGGCCACATGTACCTGGACGAAGAAGGTCATGCGATCGGGTTCATCTGGGGCAGCGTTCGCGACTACCACGACCGTCACTATTACGGCTGCTGGTTCCCGGTCAAACCCGGCGAGTTTTTCGAGTTCGGCGGTGAAATGACCCGCGCCTACTTCGGCACCAGTCTGTCGGTGGACGTACAGGTCGCGCTGTGGGAAGCGATGGCGGCGCAAGGCTGCAACAAGGTGGTGGACGTCTGCGAAACCCACAACATCCCGGCGCTGAAACTGCACATCCGCATGGGCTACCACGAACAGGGTCGCGTCACCCACGTCTACGGACTGTTCGGCCGCTGGCGCTTCTTCCGCGAAACCCGCTACACCGGCTCACGCCTGGACCCTCTGCGTAAACCGGGACGCCCGGTGGTGGCGGCGGCAGCGCAGGCCTGA
- a CDS encoding ChbG/HpnK family deacetylase: protein MPQQVIVNADDFGLSACENAVILGAFQAGIISSATAMANMPAFEAACALAQHPLLEGRIGLHFNLTYGRPLSRRILTRRTFCDSAGVFDLNLSRTRLWLGRQDRLAVEEELEAQWQRCVDNGVRPSHLDSHQHVHNIWPIGEIVARFAARQGVPVRLARNLGQNLSLPKRLFKQLLNHRLNSLAGATADYVCTPVDLRNAAPPSDGLLEIVAHPNQLGADFGDAYLEQGESLSALLEHRLPGVPRVAYSVANNAIHRRAETVME, encoded by the coding sequence ATGCCACAGCAAGTCATAGTCAACGCTGACGACTTCGGCCTCAGCGCCTGCGAAAACGCGGTGATTCTGGGGGCTTTCCAGGCCGGGATCATCAGCTCCGCCACCGCCATGGCCAACATGCCGGCCTTCGAAGCGGCGTGCGCCCTGGCTCAACACCCATTGCTGGAGGGACGGATCGGCCTGCACTTCAACCTCACGTACGGCCGCCCCTTGAGCCGGCGCATTCTCACGCGCCGGACCTTCTGCGACAGCGCCGGCGTGTTCGATCTCAACCTGTCGCGCACCCGCCTGTGGCTGGGTCGCCAGGATCGGCTTGCGGTGGAAGAAGAACTCGAAGCCCAATGGCAACGCTGCGTCGACAACGGCGTGCGCCCCAGCCATCTGGACTCCCATCAACACGTGCACAACATCTGGCCCATCGGCGAGATCGTCGCGCGGTTCGCGGCGCGTCAGGGTGTGCCGGTGCGATTGGCGCGCAACTTAGGGCAAAACCTGAGCCTGCCCAAGCGCTTGTTCAAACAGTTGCTCAACCACCGTTTGAACAGTCTGGCCGGCGCCACCGCCGACTATGTCTGCACCCCGGTGGATTTGCGCAACGCGGCGCCGCCCAGTGACGGCTTGCTGGAAATCGTCGCCCACCCCAACCAGCTCGGCGCCGATTTTGGCGATGCCTATCTGGAACAAGGCGAGTCGTTGAGCGCCCTGCTGGAGCACCGATTGCCGGGCGTGCCGAGGGTCGCCTACAGCGTCGCCAACAATGCCATCCACAGGCGCGCAGAGACCGTGATGGAGTGA
- a CDS encoding glycosyltransferase yields MAEFIFWLCLLLPVYAYLGYPLLLTLLAPFFAARRHGPAAPMEVSIVIAAHNEARHIEEKLRTVLAQDYQARTLQIILASDGSTDDTVACARKVVDPRITVLDLPRQGKAATLNAGAALSTGEILVFTDADNQWSHDTLGHLLAPLADPQVGACAGHMLIPVTGKGLSIGDSLYRHYEGWLRYVENRTGCMVSADGALLALRRELFQNVPAEVNDDFFISTCAPVAFKRIIYVPEARVIDTGVDEADKQFRRRQRVTVGGLQSLAQRRELLNPLKHGLYAIALISHKLIRRLAPILLLPLLLSNFWLWDDHAFYRLSLIAQLLGYSAAIAGLLDSQHRLPKPFRLAAFLLVTLAGMSIGLWQFLRGQRYTQWNPEQNR; encoded by the coding sequence GTGGCTGAATTCATTTTCTGGTTGTGCCTGTTGTTGCCTGTCTACGCGTACCTCGGCTACCCGTTGCTGCTGACCCTGCTAGCCCCGTTCTTCGCCGCGCGGCGTCACGGTCCTGCGGCACCGATGGAAGTGAGCATTGTGATTGCCGCGCACAACGAGGCGCGGCATATCGAGGAAAAACTGCGCACCGTGCTGGCCCAGGATTATCAGGCGCGCACGCTGCAAATCATTCTGGCCAGCGATGGCTCCACCGATGACACCGTGGCTTGCGCACGCAAGGTTGTCGACCCGCGCATCACCGTGCTCGACCTGCCCCGCCAGGGCAAGGCGGCAACATTGAATGCCGGTGCCGCGCTCAGTACCGGTGAAATTCTGGTGTTCACCGACGCCGACAACCAATGGTCCCACGACACCCTGGGCCATTTGCTCGCACCGCTGGCTGATCCGCAAGTGGGCGCCTGCGCCGGGCACATGCTGATCCCGGTGACCGGCAAGGGCTTGAGCATCGGCGACAGCCTGTATCGGCATTACGAAGGCTGGCTGCGCTACGTGGAAAACCGCACTGGCTGCATGGTTTCCGCCGACGGCGCGCTGCTCGCCTTGCGCCGCGAGTTGTTCCAGAACGTGCCGGCCGAGGTCAACGATGACTTCTTTATCAGCACCTGCGCGCCGGTGGCGTTCAAGCGGATCATCTACGTGCCCGAAGCCCGGGTGATCGACACTGGCGTGGATGAAGCCGACAAGCAATTCCGCCGTCGCCAGCGCGTGACTGTTGGGGGTCTGCAAAGCCTGGCCCAGCGTCGTGAATTGCTCAATCCGCTGAAACATGGCCTGTACGCGATTGCGCTTATCAGCCACAAATTGATCCGGCGCCTGGCACCGATACTGTTGCTGCCACTGCTGCTGAGCAACTTCTGGCTGTGGGACGACCACGCTTTTTATCGCCTGAGCCTGATCGCGCAACTGCTGGGGTATTCGGCGGCCATCGCCGGCCTGCTGGATTCGCAACACCGCTTGCCCAAACCCTTTCGCCTCGCCGCGTTCCTCCTGGTGACCCTCGCCGGGATGAGCATCGGTCTGTGGCAGTTCCTGCGCGGCCAGCGTTATACGCAATGGAACCCCGAGCAAAATCGTTGA
- a CDS encoding GNAT family N-acetyltransferase, with product MTVRFEWRTSLCAADFPAAAYEALRLRVMDHTPFNALAWMVASQQALTAGERLHVLLGWQADELVLCLPLVASVERFGGLPFRVLHHLGYPLADRLALLACMDAADMRKALTEVRRRLPHAVLQLNELAGEDSALAHWTSRSSTAERRLSCRAPVHLITDADRQEVSGDPRYKLRRARKRIAACGAQVRRITPDATTMGPLLKVIAEVEAVSWKGDEGVGIFADERHRQWIDQAFTALAAQGLVRVVVLELDGRCISYRLGLLEQGRLYDYNLAFLPQYADLGSGRVLLEEWIRWGLDDNWRWIDASRVSLENSSHQLHERMTGHMEHWRWSFYSWRPSGLALGLALRFWQRLKPAMQQWRAKRAAAVSSPAPAPAPIATPAVKAPASTDKLMEGEHATASHSQR from the coding sequence ATGACCGTGCGATTTGAATGGCGTACTTCGCTGTGCGCCGCTGACTTTCCCGCAGCGGCCTATGAAGCGCTGCGTCTGCGAGTGATGGACCACACGCCGTTCAACGCACTGGCCTGGATGGTTGCCTCGCAGCAGGCATTGACGGCTGGCGAACGCTTGCACGTTCTGCTCGGCTGGCAGGCTGATGAACTGGTTCTGTGCCTACCGTTGGTGGCGTCCGTCGAGCGGTTTGGCGGATTGCCGTTTCGTGTGTTGCATCACTTGGGCTATCCCCTCGCCGATCGCCTCGCGCTGCTCGCGTGCATGGATGCAGCGGACATGCGCAAGGCGTTGACCGAGGTTCGCCGTCGACTGCCTCATGCTGTGCTGCAACTCAATGAACTGGCAGGCGAGGACAGCGCATTGGCGCACTGGACCTCCCGCAGTTCGACCGCCGAGCGCCGCCTCAGTTGTCGCGCGCCGGTACACCTGATCACCGATGCGGACCGCCAGGAAGTCTCCGGCGATCCGCGCTACAAACTGCGCCGGGCACGCAAGCGCATTGCCGCGTGTGGCGCGCAAGTCCGCCGAATCACCCCCGATGCGACGACCATGGGGCCATTGCTCAAGGTCATCGCCGAGGTCGAAGCGGTGAGCTGGAAAGGCGATGAGGGCGTGGGCATTTTCGCCGACGAACGCCACCGCCAATGGATTGACCAAGCCTTCACCGCCCTCGCCGCCCAAGGCCTGGTGCGCGTGGTGGTACTGGAGCTGGACGGACGCTGCATCAGCTACCGCCTCGGCTTGCTGGAACAAGGACGGCTTTACGATTACAACCTGGCATTCCTGCCGCAATACGCCGACCTGGGCAGCGGTCGGGTGTTGCTCGAAGAATGGATTCGCTGGGGTCTGGACGACAACTGGCGCTGGATCGATGCGTCGCGGGTGAGTCTGGAAAACTCCAGCCATCAACTGCACGAACGCATGACCGGACACATGGAACACTGGCGCTGGAGTTTCTACTCCTGGCGCCCGAGCGGCCTGGCACTGGGTCTGGCCCTGCGCTTCTGGCAACGGCTCAAACCCGCGATGCAGCAATGGCGGGCCAAGCGTGCGGCAGCGGTCAGCTCACCTGCCCCTGCCCCGGCTCCCATCGCGACGCCGGCGGTCAAGGCGCCTGCATCCACCGACAAACTCATGGAGGGCGAACATGCCACAGCAAGTCATAGTCAACGCTGA
- a CDS encoding lipopolysaccharide biosynthesis protein produces the protein MSRSHYLKHLALSMGTKLAMIGLRLLRNVLLARILGPSERGLFALLSTLPDLISAATSGGLNSAVGYQAAKQRPMGLLLSQVLVFGCLLAGLLTLLVVALTREFGSELDITTQLGLLAWLLLLAVPLTVLKSGLLTLHNASGGVVAFNALRLIESLAPLLLFLALFWMWKSAALEAALISWLAGISLVVLVGWLWLKRNQPLTLQWDRASQNELLRFSARSHPDLLFQQVILRSDYLFIGALLGSTALGHYAMASAAAELLLIVPEAVTTPLMKRLLQQEEGIEKVTPLALRLTATVMLGACLTMAVIGEWLIVTLFGVAYQPAYPALLALLPGLLGLCYASILRLDLLGKDRPGSISLLMGLGALLNLALNLLLIPAYGIVGAAAASSIAYLAVTIALLVMYCRLSHVPLWQTLIILPRDVMPMLYILQRKSA, from the coding sequence ATGAGTCGCAGCCATTACCTCAAACACCTGGCCCTGAGCATGGGCACCAAACTGGCAATGATCGGCCTGCGCTTGCTGCGCAACGTGTTGCTGGCACGGATTCTCGGGCCGAGCGAACGCGGACTGTTTGCCCTGCTCAGCACCCTGCCCGACCTGATCAGCGCCGCCACCAGCGGCGGGCTGAATTCGGCGGTGGGCTACCAGGCGGCCAAGCAACGACCGATGGGCCTGTTGCTCAGTCAGGTGTTGGTCTTTGGTTGTCTACTGGCGGGTTTGCTGACCTTGCTGGTGGTGGCACTGACCCGTGAGTTCGGCAGCGAACTGGACATCACCACCCAACTCGGCTTGCTCGCCTGGCTGTTGTTGCTGGCGGTACCGTTGACCGTGCTCAAAAGCGGACTGCTGACGCTGCACAACGCTTCGGGCGGCGTGGTGGCCTTCAACGCCTTGCGCCTGATCGAATCCCTGGCGCCGCTGCTGCTGTTCCTCGCCTTGTTCTGGATGTGGAAAAGCGCCGCGCTGGAAGCGGCGCTGATCAGCTGGTTGGCGGGCATCAGTCTGGTGGTGCTGGTGGGTTGGCTGTGGCTCAAGCGCAATCAACCGCTGACCCTGCAATGGGACCGCGCCAGCCAGAACGAACTGCTGCGCTTCAGTGCCCGTAGCCATCCCGATTTACTCTTCCAGCAAGTGATCCTGCGCTCCGATTATCTGTTCATCGGCGCCCTGCTCGGCAGCACCGCGCTCGGTCATTACGCCATGGCGAGCGCCGCCGCCGAGTTGCTGCTGATCGTGCCGGAAGCGGTGACCACGCCGCTGATGAAACGCCTGCTGCAACAGGAAGAAGGCATCGAAAAAGTCACGCCTCTGGCCCTGCGCCTGACCGCGACAGTGATGCTCGGCGCATGCCTGACCATGGCGGTGATCGGCGAATGGCTGATCGTCACCTTGTTCGGTGTCGCCTATCAACCGGCCTATCCTGCCTTGCTCGCGCTGCTGCCGGGGCTGCTCGGCCTGTGCTACGCGAGCATCCTGCGCCTCGATTTGCTGGGCAAGGATCGTCCCGGTTCGATTTCCCTGTTGATGGGCCTCGGTGCCCTGCTCAACCTGGCGCTAAACCTGTTGCTGATCCCCGCCTACGGCATCGTCGGCGCAGCGGCGGCTTCGTCCATCGCTTACCTGGCGGTGACCATCGCGCTGCTGGTGATGTATTGCCGCTTGAGCCACGTTCCGCTATGGCAAACCCTGATCATCCTGCCCCGCGATGTGATGCCGATGCTGTACATCCTGCAACGGAAGTCGGCATGA
- a CDS encoding glycosyltransferase, whose protein sequence is MSRVSIVIPMYNEARHIARTQLAAQRAANVAGLECELIVVDNGSQDQGPEIARQFGAQVLVIPGVLIGALRNRGTEVATGEWLAFIDADIEMPEDWLTHLLKLEDAGVADVFSLDLHTPAQAPWYATAWQRRTLRPSRHTVQMVDWLPSANLLMRRAWFDKVGGFNETLRTGEDKDFTLRQSASGARLMSINENIALHWGYEMNWREWMGKEMWRQGSHLQLLRTHGMSLRLLRFPLLSLCAWLLDLMAISALFNGFPHHALLMVLLTTVPALVLSVRQTAKHRNPCLTVQLWGLHWVRLHLAGAAFILSLCHWNARRPARG, encoded by the coding sequence ATGAGTCGCGTCAGTATCGTCATCCCGATGTACAACGAAGCCCGGCACATCGCCCGCACCCAGCTGGCTGCGCAACGGGCTGCCAATGTTGCCGGCCTGGAATGCGAGTTGATCGTGGTCGATAACGGCTCACAGGATCAGGGGCCGGAGATTGCCCGGCAATTCGGCGCACAGGTGCTGGTCATACCCGGCGTGCTGATCGGCGCCCTGCGCAACCGGGGCACCGAGGTCGCTACCGGTGAATGGCTGGCGTTCATCGACGCCGACATCGAAATGCCTGAAGACTGGCTCACCCATCTGCTGAAGCTGGAGGATGCCGGCGTTGCCGACGTGTTTAGCCTGGACTTGCACACCCCGGCCCAAGCGCCGTGGTACGCCACGGCCTGGCAACGACGGACCCTGCGCCCTTCCCGGCATACCGTGCAAATGGTCGATTGGCTGCCCAGCGCCAACCTGCTGATGCGCCGCGCATGGTTCGACAAAGTCGGTGGTTTCAACGAAACCCTGCGCACCGGTGAGGACAAGGATTTCACCCTGCGCCAGAGCGCCAGCGGTGCGCGGCTGATGTCGATCAACGAAAACATCGCCCTGCACTGGGGCTACGAAATGAACTGGCGCGAGTGGATGGGCAAGGAAATGTGGCGCCAGGGCAGCCACCTGCAACTGTTGCGTACCCATGGCATGAGCCTGCGCCTGCTGCGCTTTCCCCTGTTGTCGCTGTGCGCCTGGCTGCTCGACTTGATGGCGATTTCTGCACTGTTCAACGGCTTTCCTCACCATGCGCTGCTCATGGTGCTGCTGACCACTGTCCCGGCGCTGGTATTGAGCGTGCGCCAGACCGCCAAGCACCGTAACCCGTGCCTGACCGTTCAACTCTGGGGCCTGCATTGGGTGCGCCTGCACCTGGCCGGCGCCGCGTTCATCCTCAGTCTGTGTCATTGGAATGCCAGGAGGCCCGCCCGTGGCTGA